From Streptomyces sp. HUAS MG91, the proteins below share one genomic window:
- a CDS encoding carbohydrate ABC transporter permease, with protein MTTITDVTPVPAPAPAPPGPKRRGMGAGKQLHAGPVTYAVLVLFAVISLAPLVWTAIAASRTNTRLAQTPPPFWFGGNLFKNLQTAWEQASMGTAMLNSVIVASTITIGTVVFSTLAGFAFAKLKFRFSSTLLLMTIGTMMIPPQLAVVPLYLWMSDLGWSNQLQTVILPTLVSAFGTFFMRQYLVQALPTELIEAARVDGASSLRVVWHVVFPAARPAMAVLGLLTFVMAWNDFLWPIIALNQENPTVQVALNSLGTGYIPDDSVIMAGALLGTLPLLIAFLLFGKQIVGGIMQGAVKG; from the coding sequence ATGACCACCATCACTGATGTGACGCCGGTGCCCGCGCCGGCGCCGGCGCCGCCCGGCCCGAAGCGGCGGGGGATGGGGGCCGGCAAGCAACTGCACGCGGGACCGGTCACGTACGCCGTGCTCGTGCTGTTCGCCGTGATCTCCCTCGCGCCGCTGGTGTGGACGGCGATCGCGGCCTCGCGCACCAACACCCGGCTCGCGCAGACGCCGCCGCCGTTCTGGTTCGGCGGAAACCTGTTCAAGAACCTGCAGACGGCCTGGGAACAGGCCTCCATGGGCACGGCGATGCTCAACTCGGTGATCGTGGCGTCGACCATCACCATCGGTACGGTCGTGTTCTCCACGCTCGCCGGATTCGCCTTCGCCAAGCTGAAGTTCCGGTTCTCCTCGACGCTGCTGCTGATGACCATCGGCACCATGATGATCCCGCCGCAGCTCGCCGTCGTGCCGCTCTACCTGTGGATGAGCGACCTGGGCTGGTCCAACCAGCTCCAGACGGTGATCCTGCCGACCCTGGTCAGCGCCTTCGGTACGTTCTTCATGCGGCAGTACCTGGTGCAGGCGCTGCCGACCGAGCTGATCGAGGCGGCGCGGGTCGACGGTGCGAGCAGCCTGCGGGTCGTGTGGCACGTCGTCTTCCCGGCGGCCCGGCCCGCGATGGCCGTGCTCGGGCTGCTGACCTTCGTCATGGCCTGGAACGACTTCCTGTGGCCGATCATCGCCCTGAACCAGGAGAACCCGACGGTCCAGGTCGCCCTCAACTCGCTGGGCACCGGCTACATCCCCGACGACTCCGTGATCATGGCCGGCGCGCTTCTGGGCACGTTGCCGCTGCTCATCGCGTTCTTGCTGTTCGGCAAGCAGATCGTGGGCGGCATCATGCAGGGCGCGGTGAAGGGGTAG
- the orn gene encoding oligoribonuclease has product MNDRMVWIDCEMTGLSLANDALIEVAALVTDSELNVLGDGVDIVIRPPDEALEQMPEVVRQMHTASGLLEELAGGTTLADAEEQVLAYVREHVKDAGKAPLCGNSVGTDRGFLLRDMPTLEEYLHYRIVDVSSVKELARRWYPRAYFNSPEKNGNHRALADIRESIAELRYYREAIFVPQPGPDSDTAKSIAAKHVLPAE; this is encoded by the coding sequence ATGAACGATCGCATGGTGTGGATCGACTGCGAGATGACCGGACTCTCGCTGGCGAACGACGCGCTCATCGAGGTGGCCGCACTGGTCACCGACTCGGAGCTGAACGTACTCGGTGACGGGGTGGACATCGTGATCCGCCCCCCGGACGAGGCCTTGGAACAGATGCCCGAGGTGGTGCGGCAGATGCACACCGCCTCGGGTCTCCTGGAAGAGCTGGCGGGCGGCACGACGCTCGCCGACGCCGAGGAGCAGGTCCTGGCGTACGTACGTGAACACGTCAAGGACGCGGGCAAGGCCCCGCTCTGCGGGAACTCGGTCGGGACCGACCGGGGATTCCTGCTGCGGGACATGCCGACGCTGGAGGAGTACCTCCACTACCGGATCGTCGATGTGTCCTCGGTCAAGGAACTGGCCCGGCGCTGGTACCCGAGGGCGTACTTCAACAGTCCGGAGAAGAACGGCAACCACCGGGCGCTCGCCGACATCCGCGAATCCATCGCGGAGCTGCGCTACTACCGCGAGGCGATCTTCGTCCCGCAACCCGGGCCCGACTCGGACACCGCGAAGTCCATCGCGGCGAAGCACGTCCTGCCTGCGGAGTAG
- a CDS encoding sugar ABC transporter permease, which produces MTSSEQALARDASSADAGPGSLTGEPGPARGAQGRGTTPAPSSWRSRLYRWDMKASPYAFISPFFIIFGAFSLVPLLYTAWYSLHNVQLSSLDTQTWAGLDNYKNLFTSDFFWNALKNTFSIGVISTVPQLIAALWLAHMLNYRLRGSVVWRVVVLTPYATSVAAATLVFVLLFSPDTGMVNWLLDLVGMDPVNWRESDWGSQFAVSSIVIWRWTGYNALIYLAAMQAIPADLYESAALDGANRWKQFRHVTIPMLRPTILFTVVVSTIGATQLFGEPLLFGGVSGTKGGSEHQYQTLGLYMYDQGWIVGNLGKASAIAWSMFLILLVIAAINLLITRRLRKTQ; this is translated from the coding sequence GTGACCAGCTCCGAACAGGCACTCGCGCGCGACGCGTCGAGCGCCGACGCCGGGCCCGGCTCCCTCACCGGGGAGCCGGGCCCGGCCCGGGGCGCTCAGGGTCGCGGTACGACGCCGGCGCCCTCCTCCTGGCGCAGCCGGCTGTACCGCTGGGACATGAAGGCGTCCCCGTACGCGTTCATCTCCCCCTTCTTCATCATCTTCGGCGCCTTCTCGCTGGTGCCGCTGCTCTACACCGCCTGGTACTCGCTGCACAACGTGCAGCTGTCCTCGCTCGACACCCAGACCTGGGCGGGCCTGGACAACTACAAGAACCTCTTCACGTCGGACTTCTTCTGGAACGCGCTGAAGAACACGTTCAGCATCGGCGTGATCTCCACCGTGCCGCAGCTGATCGCGGCCCTCTGGCTCGCCCACATGCTCAACTACCGGCTGCGCGGGTCGGTCGTGTGGCGCGTGGTCGTGCTCACCCCGTACGCGACCTCGGTGGCGGCGGCGACGCTCGTCTTCGTGCTGCTGTTCTCGCCGGACACCGGCATGGTCAACTGGCTGCTGGATCTGGTCGGCATGGATCCCGTCAACTGGCGTGAGTCCGACTGGGGTTCGCAGTTCGCCGTGTCGTCGATCGTCATCTGGCGGTGGACCGGGTACAACGCGCTGATCTATCTCGCCGCGATGCAGGCGATCCCGGCCGACCTGTACGAGTCGGCGGCGCTGGACGGCGCGAACCGGTGGAAGCAGTTCCGTCACGTGACCATCCCGATGCTGCGACCGACCATCCTGTTCACGGTGGTCGTCTCCACCATCGGCGCGACCCAACTGTTCGGCGAGCCGCTGCTGTTCGGCGGAGTCAGCGGCACCAAGGGCGGGTCCGAGCACCAGTACCAGACGCTCGGCCTGTACATGTACGACCAGGGCTGGATCGTCGGCAACCTCGGCAAGGCCTCCGCGATCGCCTGGTCGATGTTCCTGATCCTGCTGGTCATCGCCGCGATCAACCTGCTGATCACCCGACGGCTGAGGAAGACCCAATGA
- a CDS encoding ABC transporter substrate-binding protein, whose translation MRTTARTSRRATTFAVVAALATGLLAGCAADDGDSGSGSSGGSGGGGKTTLTVGTFGTFGYKQAGLYDEYMKLHKDITIKENVTTRTDVYWPKTLTRLQAGSGTDDIQAIEVGNITEAVQTQAAKFVDIGKEVDKSQWLDWKNAQATTKDGKQIALGTDVGPMAICYRKDLFEKAGLETDRTKLAKSWNGSWDKYVALGKQYMKKAPSGTKFVDSASSVYNAALGGEKERYYDKEGNVIWDKSSGVKNSWNAAMTVATSDMSAKLKQFDKPWDQGFANGTFATVACPAWMLGYIQTKAGAAGEGKWDVAAAPTAANWGGSFIGVPTASKHQKEAIALAKWLTAPEQQAKVFGEQASFPSTPSAYASLKPEAKTTKYFSDAPLTQIFSDSAKTIPVQVFGVKDQPISTAITDTGILQVEQKGKSPSQGWDAATKEVKDVLGQ comes from the coding sequence ATGCGCACGACTGCCCGTACGTCCCGCCGCGCGACGACCTTCGCGGTCGTCGCCGCCCTGGCGACAGGACTGCTTGCCGGATGCGCCGCCGACGACGGCGACTCCGGCAGCGGATCGAGCGGTGGCTCCGGTGGCGGGGGCAAGACGACCCTGACGGTCGGCACCTTCGGCACCTTCGGTTACAAGCAGGCCGGGCTCTACGACGAGTACATGAAGCTCCACAAGGACATCACGATCAAGGAGAACGTCACCACTCGCACCGACGTCTACTGGCCCAAGACGCTCACCCGTCTGCAGGCCGGCTCCGGCACGGACGACATCCAGGCCATCGAGGTCGGCAACATCACCGAGGCGGTGCAGACCCAGGCCGCCAAGTTCGTCGACATCGGCAAGGAGGTCGACAAGTCCCAGTGGCTGGACTGGAAGAACGCCCAGGCCACCACCAAGGACGGCAAGCAGATCGCCCTCGGCACGGACGTCGGCCCGATGGCCATCTGCTACCGCAAGGACCTGTTCGAGAAGGCCGGTCTGGAGACCGACCGCACCAAGCTCGCCAAGTCCTGGAACGGCAGCTGGGACAAGTACGTCGCCCTGGGCAAGCAGTACATGAAGAAGGCGCCGAGCGGCACCAAGTTCGTGGACTCGGCCTCCTCCGTCTACAACGCGGCGCTCGGTGGTGAGAAGGAGCGCTACTACGACAAGGAGGGCAACGTCATCTGGGACAAGTCCTCGGGCGTGAAGAACTCCTGGAACGCCGCGATGACGGTCGCGACCAGCGACATGTCGGCCAAGCTGAAGCAGTTCGACAAGCCCTGGGACCAGGGCTTCGCCAACGGCACCTTCGCCACGGTGGCCTGCCCCGCGTGGATGCTCGGCTACATCCAGACCAAGGCCGGCGCGGCCGGCGAGGGCAAGTGGGACGTGGCGGCGGCGCCGACCGCGGCCAACTGGGGCGGCTCGTTCATCGGCGTGCCGACCGCGAGCAAGCACCAGAAGGAGGCCATCGCGCTGGCCAAGTGGCTGACGGCCCCGGAGCAGCAGGCCAAGGTCTTCGGTGAGCAGGCCAGCTTCCCGTCCACGCCGTCGGCGTACGCGAGCCTGAAGCCCGAGGCGAAGACCACCAAGTACTTCTCGGACGCTCCGCTCACCCAGATCTTCTCCGACTCGGCGAAGACCATCCCGGTCCAGGTCTTCGGCGTCAAGGACCAGCCGATCAGCACCGCGATCACCGACACCGGCATCCTCCAGGTGGAGCAGAAGGGCAAGTCGCCGTCGCAGGGCTGGGACGCGGCCACCAAGGAAGTCAAGGACGTGCTCGGCCAGTGA
- a CDS encoding LacI family DNA-binding transcriptional regulator: protein MVAHGTHGRRPTLEEVAARAGVGRGTVSRVINGSPRVSDATRASVEEAIAELGYVPNTAARALAANRTDSIAVVVPEAESRFFSEPYFSGMVGGVGMALAESNLQLLLTFARGERERDKLASYLAAHRVDGVLLVSVHSDDPLADRLLQMDIPTVISGPRSADEPLPSVDTDNYAGARSAIEHLVSRGRRSIAIITGPLDVYGAQRRLVGYEDELAASGLAYDEKMVAYGDFTEEGGRRCMTDLLERSPRLDAVFACSDLMASGARQVLREAGRRIPDDVALVGFDDSMIARHLEPGLTSVRQPTRDMGRAMTELLLDEIALAAEGKRSSSRRGAERHLVLPTELVIRASS from the coding sequence ATGGTGGCTCACGGCACTCACGGCAGGCGTCCGACGCTGGAGGAGGTCGCGGCCCGGGCCGGCGTCGGCCGCGGCACCGTCTCCCGGGTGATCAACGGCTCCCCGCGGGTCAGCGACGCCACCCGCGCCTCGGTCGAGGAGGCCATCGCCGAGCTGGGCTACGTCCCGAACACGGCGGCCCGCGCCCTCGCCGCCAACCGCACCGACTCCATAGCCGTGGTGGTCCCTGAAGCCGAGTCCCGGTTCTTCTCGGAGCCCTACTTCTCCGGCATGGTCGGCGGCGTCGGCATGGCCCTCGCCGAGTCCAACCTGCAGCTTCTGCTCACCTTCGCCCGCGGTGAGCGCGAGCGCGACAAGCTCGCCTCCTACCTCGCGGCCCACCGCGTCGACGGCGTCCTCCTCGTCTCCGTCCACTCCGACGACCCGCTCGCCGACCGGCTCCTCCAGATGGACATCCCCACGGTGATCAGCGGCCCCCGCTCGGCCGACGAGCCGCTGCCCTCGGTCGACACCGACAACTACGCAGGGGCCCGCTCCGCGATCGAGCACCTGGTCTCCCGCGGCCGCCGCTCGATCGCGATCATCACCGGCCCGCTCGACGTGTACGGAGCCCAGCGCCGACTGGTCGGATACGAGGACGAACTGGCCGCCTCCGGACTCGCGTACGACGAGAAAATGGTGGCCTACGGAGACTTCACCGAGGAGGGCGGCCGGCGCTGCATGACTGATCTTCTTGAACGCAGCCCCCGCCTCGACGCGGTCTTCGCCTGCTCCGACCTGATGGCCTCCGGCGCCCGCCAGGTCCTGCGCGAGGCGGGCCGCCGCATCCCCGACGACGTGGCGCTGGTCGGCTTCGACGACTCCATGATCGCCCGCCACCTGGAGCCCGGCCTGACCAGCGTCCGCCAGCCCACCCGCGACATGGGCCGCGCGATGACGGAGCTCCTCCTCGACGAGATAGCCCTGGCGGCAGAGGGCAAACGCTCCTCGTCCCGCCGGGGCGCGGAGCGCCACCTGGTACTACCGACGGAACTGGTGATCCGGGCGTCGTCGTAG
- a CDS encoding class I SAM-dependent methyltransferase has product MPVPHDIAAETALWNTFAESAFKDDAEPAFCWTQYAGHGPGPELLGAPASVLEVGCGTGRALAHLALSGVEARGIDLSPVMVRKSTEKWAHTGAEFVCGEVLGVLRDDTRTYDAVFSIFGAAWFTDPSRLFPLVREHLTPGGRFVFSQPPAIPGAYGPQGMYKGGFAGKAQFTYRYSYKPAVWERHLLRAGFTTATARVVDAPTPGHIGTLIVSAEA; this is encoded by the coding sequence GTGCCTGTTCCCCACGACATCGCCGCCGAGACCGCCCTCTGGAACACCTTCGCCGAGTCCGCCTTCAAGGACGACGCCGAACCTGCTTTCTGCTGGACCCAGTACGCCGGTCACGGTCCCGGTCCCGAGCTCCTTGGTGCCCCGGCGTCGGTCCTGGAGGTCGGCTGCGGCACCGGCCGGGCCCTCGCGCATCTCGCACTGTCCGGCGTGGAGGCACGCGGTATCGACCTGTCCCCGGTCATGGTGCGGAAGTCCACCGAGAAATGGGCGCACACCGGCGCAGAGTTCGTGTGCGGCGAGGTCCTCGGCGTCCTGCGCGACGACACCCGGACGTACGACGCCGTCTTCAGCATCTTCGGCGCGGCCTGGTTCACCGACCCGTCCCGGCTGTTCCCCCTCGTCCGCGAACACCTCACCCCGGGCGGGCGGTTCGTGTTCTCCCAACCGCCCGCCATCCCCGGGGCCTACGGGCCCCAGGGCATGTACAAGGGCGGCTTTGCCGGGAAGGCCCAGTTCACCTACCGGTACAGCTACAAGCCGGCCGTGTGGGAGCGGCATCTGCTCCGCGCCGGATTCACCACCGCCACGGCTCGGGTGGTGGACGCCCCAACCCCGGGGCACATCGGGACCCTCATCGTGTCCGCGGAGGCATGA
- a CDS encoding helix-turn-helix domain-containing protein — translation MSHDSTTAPEAAARKLSGRRRREIVAVLLFSGGPIFESSIPLSVFGIDRQDAGVPRYRLLVCAGEEGPLRTTGGLELTAPHGLEAISRAGTVVVPAWRSITSPPPEEALDAIRRAHEEGARIVGLCTGAFVLAAAGLLDGRPATTHWMYAPTLAKRYPSVHVDPRELFVDDGDVLTSAGTAAGIDLCLHIVRTDHGNEAAGALARRLVVPPRRSGGQERYLDRSLPEEIGADPLAEVVAWALEHLHEQFDVETLAARAYMSRRTFDRRFRSLTGSAPLQWLITQRVLQAQRLLETSDYSVDEVAGRCGFRSPVALRGHFRRQLGSSPAAYRAAYRARRPQSSDGPGANGKPADKPPVDLSALPGDPAGPGAVPSQSRRTAAAASGLGAHAASLPTGHSGHAGHSGHLEGGKPPSDAFAPGRASLPGPRTAPQ, via the coding sequence ATGAGCCACGACTCCACCACCGCGCCGGAGGCGGCGGCTCGCAAGCTGTCAGGGCGCAGGCGACGCGAGATCGTCGCGGTGCTGCTCTTCAGCGGCGGACCCATCTTCGAGAGTTCCATACCGCTCTCCGTGTTCGGAATCGACCGTCAGGACGCGGGAGTTCCCCGCTACCGGTTGCTCGTGTGCGCCGGTGAAGAGGGACCCCTGCGGACCACCGGAGGGCTCGAACTCACAGCGCCTCATGGGCTCGAGGCGATCTCGCGGGCAGGCACGGTCGTCGTGCCCGCCTGGCGGTCGATCACCTCGCCGCCCCCGGAGGAGGCGCTGGACGCGATACGTCGCGCCCATGAGGAAGGAGCACGCATAGTCGGCCTGTGCACCGGCGCTTTCGTGCTCGCCGCGGCCGGCCTGCTGGATGGCCGACCGGCGACCACGCACTGGATGTACGCACCGACACTGGCCAAGCGATATCCGTCGGTCCATGTGGACCCGCGCGAGCTCTTCGTGGACGACGGCGACGTACTGACGAGCGCGGGCACCGCGGCCGGTATCGATCTGTGCCTGCACATCGTGCGCACGGATCACGGAAACGAGGCGGCCGGCGCGCTCGCCCGCCGTCTGGTGGTCCCGCCGCGCCGCAGCGGCGGCCAGGAGCGCTATCTCGACCGGTCACTTCCCGAGGAGATCGGGGCGGACCCGCTGGCCGAGGTCGTCGCCTGGGCGCTGGAGCATTTACACGAACAGTTCGATGTGGAGACGCTCGCCGCCCGTGCCTATATGAGCCGCCGCACCTTCGACCGCCGCTTCCGGTCGCTGACGGGGTCCGCCCCGCTCCAGTGGCTGATCACGCAGCGGGTGCTCCAGGCGCAGCGGCTGCTCGAGACGTCCGACTACTCCGTGGACGAGGTGGCGGGGCGCTGCGGGTTCCGCTCTCCCGTGGCACTGCGCGGCCACTTCCGGCGGCAGCTGGGCTCGTCCCCGGCCGCGTACCGGGCGGCCTACCGGGCGCGCCGGCCGCAGTCGAGCGACGGCCCGGGGGCGAACGGCAAGCCGGCGGACAAGCCGCCGGTCGACCTGTCCGCCCTGCCGGGCGACCCGGCGGGCCCCGGTGCCGTGCCGAGTCAGTCCCGGCGCACGGCCGCGGCCGCGTCGGGCCTGGGTGCCCACGCGGCGTCGCTGCCGACGGGGCACAGCGGACACGCGGGGCACTCCGGACACCTGGAGGGCGGCAAACCGCCGTCCGACGCGTTCGCGCCGGGGCGCGCCAGCCTGCCCGGGCCGCGGACCGCGCCCCAGTAA